A single genomic interval of Gossypium raimondii isolate GPD5lz chromosome 11, ASM2569854v1, whole genome shotgun sequence harbors:
- the LOC105804179 gene encoding uncharacterized protein LOC105804179 isoform X1 translates to MERFKFLRFFSFRTQLDFLPSSNPVRENLINGANTDTNGEHRDGFFSNLVYGFLRRFKSGKKIDGGSKTEEEEKVYSWLYALARSEIYMAFEYVRSTERGLSFTEAEKRLKENGPNTPLEYTFPSSWHLLWSAFFHPFNIILIVLSALSYITSDNPNGCIMLILVFISVSLRFYQEYGSSKAAMQLSEYVRSPVKVQRCAGRVVQTELIVQVDQRDVVPGDIVIFEPGDLFPGDVRLLTSKHLVVSQSSLTGESWPTEKTADAREDRSTPLLELKNICFMGTNVVSGTGTGLVVSTGSKTYISAVFSTIGKHKPADSFEKGIRHISYVLVGVMLLVVTIMILVEYFTFYDLSESTLFGISVACALTPQMLPLIINTSLAKGALAMARERCIVKSLSAIRDMGSMDILCIDKTGTLTMNRAIMVNHLDSWGAPREKVLHFAFLNSYFKSDQKYPLDDAILAFVYTNGYRFQPSKWRKTDEIPFDFMRRRVSVILETESNPEGRNIQPFYRFIITKGALEDVLKVCSYVENVDMGEITAVSAEHHHRILNVVEELRNEGLRIIGVAIKNLQQTKISKQNMENEDDVESDMVFLGVIAFFDPPKDSAKEALWRLAEKGVKAKVLTGDSLSLAIKICKEVGIRTTHVTTGPELEQLNQEAFHEKVKKATVLARLTPSQKLRVVESLQSVGNHVVGFLGDGINDSLALDAANVGISVDSAASVAKDLADIILLEKDLNVLVAGVEQGRLTFGNTMKYIKLSVIANLGSVVSLFIVTLVLRFEPLTPIQLLVQNFLYSVGQIAIPWDRMEEDYVKIPQKWSVKSLPMFILWNGPVCTLCDVATLLFVWFYYSSGGKLDESFFRSAYFIQGLLMQTLIFHLIRTEKIPFIMEIASWPVLASTVVISAIGIAIPFSIIGDFMGFTDLPLSYFGFLVVLFVGYFTVGQIVKRIYIMVYKKWL, encoded by the exons ATGGAAAGGTTCAAATTCTTAAGGTTTTTCAGTTTCAGAACCCAGCTTGACTTCCTCCCTTCTTCCAACCCTGTTCGTGAGAATCTCATCAATGGGGCTAACACTGATACCAATGGTGAACATCGGGATGGGTTCTTTTCGAATTTGGTTTACGGATTTCTCCGGCGTTTTAAGTCTGGAA AGAAGATTGATGGCGGTTCAAAGacagaagaagaagagaaggttTATTCTTGGTTATATGCTTTGGCCAGATCAGAAATATACATGGCTTTTGAATATGTTCGATCCACAGAAAGAG GCTTGAGCTTTACTGAAGCTGAGAAGAGATTGAAGGAAAATGGGCCAAACACTCCCCTTGAATACACATTTCCAAGCTCGTGGCATCTTCTGTGGAGCGCCTTCTTTCATCCTTTCAATATCATTCTGATTGTGTTGTCAGCACTCTCATACATAACCAGTGATAATCCAAATGGATGCATCATGCTTATACTGGTTTTCATTAGCGTCTCCCTTCGATTCTATCAG GAATATGGCAGTTCAAAAGCAGCCATGCAACTTTCAGAATATGTAAGATCTCCGGTTAAAGTTCAAAGATGTGCAGGGAGGGTGGTTCAGACAGAATTAATCGTTCAAGTTGATCAAAGGGATGTTGTTCCAGGAGACATTGTCATTTTCGAGCCTGGGGACCTTTTCCCTGGTGATGTGAGACTATTAACTTCGAAACACCTTGTTGTAAG TCAGTCCTCATTAACAGGAGAGTCATGGCCAACTGAAAAAACTGCAGATGCGAGAGAAGATAGAAGCACTCCGTTGCTAGAATTAAAGAATATTTGTTTCATG GGGACAAATGTGGTATCAGGTACTGGAACTGGTTTAGTTGTCTCCACTGGATCCAAGACCTACATAAGTGCCGTGTTTTCAACTATTGGAAAGCACAAACCAGCAGATAGTTTTGAGAAGGGTATCCGGCATATATCGTACGTGCTTGTTGGTGTAATGCTTCTAGTAGTCACAATCATGATACTGGTAGAGTACTTTACCTTCTATGATTTGAGTGAGAGTACCCTTTTTGGGATCTCGGTTGCATGTGCCCTAACTCCTCAAATGCTTCCCCTCATCATCAACACAAGTCTTGCAAAGGGCGCACTTGCTATGGCTAGGGAGAGATGTATAGTGAAAAGCTTATCTGCCATTAGAGACATGGGATCCAT GGATATTCTATGTATTGATAAAACTGGGACGCTCACCATGAACCGTGCAATCATGGTTAATCATCTGGATAGCTGGGGTGCTCCAAGAGAAAAGGTCTTACATTTTGCCTTCCTGAATTCTTACTTCAAGAGTGATCAGAAATATCCACTAGATGATGCAATTCTGGCATTTGTGTACACAAACGGATACCGATTCCAACCATCCAAATGGAGAAAGACTGATGAAATCCCTTTTGATTTCATGAGAAGAAGAGTATCGGTTATTCTGGAAACAGAATCTAATCCAGAAGGCAGAAATATCCAACCCTTTTACAGATTCATAATAACCAAAGGAGCACTTGAAGATGTGCTCAAAGTTTGTTCTTATGTGGAGAATGTAGATATGGGTGAGATAACAGCTGTCTCTGCAGAACACCATCATAGGATCCTAAATGTGGTGGAAGAACTTAGAAATGAGGGATTAAGGATTATAGGAGTTGCAATAAAGAACCTGCAGCAAACA aaaataagtaagcaaaacatggaaaatgaaGATGATGTTGAATCAGACATGGTGTTCCTTGGTGTTATAGCATTCTTTGACCCACCAAAGGACTCAGCAAAGGAAGCTCTGTGGCGATTGGCTGAAAAGGGAGTAAAAGCAAAAGTATTAACTGGTGATTCACTTTCTCTAGCAATAAAAATTTGCAAGGAAGTTGGCATCAGAACCACACATGTAACTACTGGACCAGAGCTGGAGCAACTGAACCAGGAAGCCTTTCACGAGAAAGTGAAAAAAGCTACAGTTCTGGCTCGGCTCACCCCTTCTCAGAAATTGAGAGTCGTGGAGTCGTTGCAGTCAGTAGGTAATCATGTTGTTGGGTTCTTGGGAGATGGAATAAATGACTCACTCGCATTGGATGCTGCTAATGTTGGTATATCAGTTGATTCAGCAGCATCAGTTGCAAAAGATTTGGCTGATATTATTTTACTTGAGAAAGACTTAAACGTGCTTGTGGCAGGGGTTGAGCAAGGCCGCCTGACATTCGGCAATACaatgaaatacattaaattGTCAGTCATTGCTAATCTGGGGAGCGTTGTTTCACTCTTCATTGTAACTCTTGTACTCAGATTCGAGCCATTGACCCCAATTCAACTCCTTGTGCAGAACTTCTTGTATAGTGTGGGTCAGATTGCTATTCCATGGGACAGGATGGAAGAAGACTATGTCAAAATCCCACAAAAATGGTCTGTCAAAAGTTTGCCGATGTTCATATTATGGAATGGTCCTGTTTGCACTCTCTGTGATGTGGCCACtcttttgtttgtttggttTTATTACAGTTCTGGTGGGAAATTGGATGAATCTTTCTTCCGCTCTGCATATTTCATTCAAGGGCTTCTCATGCAGACTCTGATTTTCCACTTGATCCGTACGGAGAAAATTCCCTTCATCATGGAGATCGCTTCCTGGCCTGTACTTGCTTCAACAGTAGTGATTTCTGCCATTGGTATTGCAATACCCTTCTCAATAATCGGAGATTTCATGGGATTCACTGACTTGCCACTCTCATATTTCGGCTTTCTGGTGGTGCTTTTCGTAGGGTATTTTACAGTCGGTCAAATAGTGAAGAGAATATACATTATGGTGTACAAAAAATGGCTTTAG
- the LOC105804179 gene encoding uncharacterized protein LOC105804179 isoform X2 → MLILVFISVSLRFYQEYGSSKAAMQLSEYVRSPVKVQRCAGRVVQTELIVQVDQRDVVPGDIVIFEPGDLFPGDVRLLTSKHLVVSQSSLTGESWPTEKTADAREDRSTPLLELKNICFMGTNVVSGTGTGLVVSTGSKTYISAVFSTIGKHKPADSFEKGIRHISYVLVGVMLLVVTIMILVEYFTFYDLSESTLFGISVACALTPQMLPLIINTSLAKGALAMARERCIVKSLSAIRDMGSMDILCIDKTGTLTMNRAIMVNHLDSWGAPREKVLHFAFLNSYFKSDQKYPLDDAILAFVYTNGYRFQPSKWRKTDEIPFDFMRRRVSVILETESNPEGRNIQPFYRFIITKGALEDVLKVCSYVENVDMGEITAVSAEHHHRILNVVEELRNEGLRIIGVAIKNLQQTKISKQNMENEDDVESDMVFLGVIAFFDPPKDSAKEALWRLAEKGVKAKVLTGDSLSLAIKICKEVGIRTTHVTTGPELEQLNQEAFHEKVKKATVLARLTPSQKLRVVESLQSVGNHVVGFLGDGINDSLALDAANVGISVDSAASVAKDLADIILLEKDLNVLVAGVEQGRLTFGNTMKYIKLSVIANLGSVVSLFIVTLVLRFEPLTPIQLLVQNFLYSVGQIAIPWDRMEEDYVKIPQKWSVKSLPMFILWNGPVCTLCDVATLLFVWFYYSSGGKLDESFFRSAYFIQGLLMQTLIFHLIRTEKIPFIMEIASWPVLASTVVISAIGIAIPFSIIGDFMGFTDLPLSYFGFLVVLFVGYFTVGQIVKRIYIMVYKKWL, encoded by the exons ATGCTTATACTGGTTTTCATTAGCGTCTCCCTTCGATTCTATCAG GAATATGGCAGTTCAAAAGCAGCCATGCAACTTTCAGAATATGTAAGATCTCCGGTTAAAGTTCAAAGATGTGCAGGGAGGGTGGTTCAGACAGAATTAATCGTTCAAGTTGATCAAAGGGATGTTGTTCCAGGAGACATTGTCATTTTCGAGCCTGGGGACCTTTTCCCTGGTGATGTGAGACTATTAACTTCGAAACACCTTGTTGTAAG TCAGTCCTCATTAACAGGAGAGTCATGGCCAACTGAAAAAACTGCAGATGCGAGAGAAGATAGAAGCACTCCGTTGCTAGAATTAAAGAATATTTGTTTCATG GGGACAAATGTGGTATCAGGTACTGGAACTGGTTTAGTTGTCTCCACTGGATCCAAGACCTACATAAGTGCCGTGTTTTCAACTATTGGAAAGCACAAACCAGCAGATAGTTTTGAGAAGGGTATCCGGCATATATCGTACGTGCTTGTTGGTGTAATGCTTCTAGTAGTCACAATCATGATACTGGTAGAGTACTTTACCTTCTATGATTTGAGTGAGAGTACCCTTTTTGGGATCTCGGTTGCATGTGCCCTAACTCCTCAAATGCTTCCCCTCATCATCAACACAAGTCTTGCAAAGGGCGCACTTGCTATGGCTAGGGAGAGATGTATAGTGAAAAGCTTATCTGCCATTAGAGACATGGGATCCAT GGATATTCTATGTATTGATAAAACTGGGACGCTCACCATGAACCGTGCAATCATGGTTAATCATCTGGATAGCTGGGGTGCTCCAAGAGAAAAGGTCTTACATTTTGCCTTCCTGAATTCTTACTTCAAGAGTGATCAGAAATATCCACTAGATGATGCAATTCTGGCATTTGTGTACACAAACGGATACCGATTCCAACCATCCAAATGGAGAAAGACTGATGAAATCCCTTTTGATTTCATGAGAAGAAGAGTATCGGTTATTCTGGAAACAGAATCTAATCCAGAAGGCAGAAATATCCAACCCTTTTACAGATTCATAATAACCAAAGGAGCACTTGAAGATGTGCTCAAAGTTTGTTCTTATGTGGAGAATGTAGATATGGGTGAGATAACAGCTGTCTCTGCAGAACACCATCATAGGATCCTAAATGTGGTGGAAGAACTTAGAAATGAGGGATTAAGGATTATAGGAGTTGCAATAAAGAACCTGCAGCAAACA aaaataagtaagcaaaacatggaaaatgaaGATGATGTTGAATCAGACATGGTGTTCCTTGGTGTTATAGCATTCTTTGACCCACCAAAGGACTCAGCAAAGGAAGCTCTGTGGCGATTGGCTGAAAAGGGAGTAAAAGCAAAAGTATTAACTGGTGATTCACTTTCTCTAGCAATAAAAATTTGCAAGGAAGTTGGCATCAGAACCACACATGTAACTACTGGACCAGAGCTGGAGCAACTGAACCAGGAAGCCTTTCACGAGAAAGTGAAAAAAGCTACAGTTCTGGCTCGGCTCACCCCTTCTCAGAAATTGAGAGTCGTGGAGTCGTTGCAGTCAGTAGGTAATCATGTTGTTGGGTTCTTGGGAGATGGAATAAATGACTCACTCGCATTGGATGCTGCTAATGTTGGTATATCAGTTGATTCAGCAGCATCAGTTGCAAAAGATTTGGCTGATATTATTTTACTTGAGAAAGACTTAAACGTGCTTGTGGCAGGGGTTGAGCAAGGCCGCCTGACATTCGGCAATACaatgaaatacattaaattGTCAGTCATTGCTAATCTGGGGAGCGTTGTTTCACTCTTCATTGTAACTCTTGTACTCAGATTCGAGCCATTGACCCCAATTCAACTCCTTGTGCAGAACTTCTTGTATAGTGTGGGTCAGATTGCTATTCCATGGGACAGGATGGAAGAAGACTATGTCAAAATCCCACAAAAATGGTCTGTCAAAAGTTTGCCGATGTTCATATTATGGAATGGTCCTGTTTGCACTCTCTGTGATGTGGCCACtcttttgtttgtttggttTTATTACAGTTCTGGTGGGAAATTGGATGAATCTTTCTTCCGCTCTGCATATTTCATTCAAGGGCTTCTCATGCAGACTCTGATTTTCCACTTGATCCGTACGGAGAAAATTCCCTTCATCATGGAGATCGCTTCCTGGCCTGTACTTGCTTCAACAGTAGTGATTTCTGCCATTGGTATTGCAATACCCTTCTCAATAATCGGAGATTTCATGGGATTCACTGACTTGCCACTCTCATATTTCGGCTTTCTGGTGGTGCTTTTCGTAGGGTATTTTACAGTCGGTCAAATAGTGAAGAGAATATACATTATGGTGTACAAAAAATGGCTTTAG